The region acaATAGACGTTTTTCGGTATTGGCTTACACATCGCCAACACTACCGTCTATGTCTTCTTTCCACTTTTATGACTCCATCCTCAGATTATCTCGTCTATTTTATCCTTACTCTATTCTGGATACGTGCAACAAATTACAGACAATCAGAGTTGATTAAATGTGAAGATGTCGATaacttctttcttttgttcacTGTCGTCATTGTTGTCCAAACACGTTTTATAATCAGTGAAACCTACGTCAATATAGTATGTTTAAATTATTAcatatcactattattattgagGAATGAAATTGTATAAGTATGactattatttattgaattatacaCTCCGAAgaggtataattattattaataaactCTCGTAAATTAATatgccgaatttttttttctattcatcagTACATCACTTCATATCTACGTTGCAGAGGAACCCTCCAGATCaatatctaattatttttcgctcccGCTATATTCTCCTTTCCCGTATAATATTCCGGTAATAAGGTTTGGTTACTAATAatctataaaaattaatcaaggACTCACAACAGCCCCCTGCTTTTATAAGTTGATGAATCAGGcttgtgaaattatttccacAATTGAATGTTTGCAACGAATGGTCGATTGATCCCTGAAAGGAGAGTTATGAGGATCTCGGATTTCCTGCATACTTGCCTGTTGCATTTAGCTGTGATTTCGTCTCTTGAAACTACCGTTGCTCAACGTGACCATAAAATCGCATCTGGGATTACTATTGACGAGGAAATCAATAACTTGTTAAATTTACTGAAGTATTTAGTTAACTTCCATTTTCAAGATTGCACGACAACGGGTATTTATTATGACGATGTATTCGAGAGCTCGGTTAACAAACAGTTGATAAACGACCTGGTAATGAATTTATCCACAAGTTATTACATCAAAACACGAGTGTCAAAAACCATTGGAAGAGCCTTAGATTCGTCAAAACCGTGTTTAAAGAATTTTCCAGAAGAATCATGCACAAACTACGTCCTgtttttgaagaatttaacGACTATCAAAGATGTTGTGGAAAAACAAAGCTCCAGAAAAGTAATCGTTGTCTCAAAAAGCTCGTCATGGGATGTATATGAATTCTTGAAAAATCCTGTCACCAGATTATACCAAAATTTGGTGGTGGTTGCTCGCAGCAATGATAGATCCACCGAGGTACGATGAATTGTgccgaatttggaaaaaacaaaattcatcgaCTTAGCTAATGGTTGTCATTCTGATGTACAGAAAGGATCCCTTTTATTGTTCACACACAAATTGTACAGTGACGGGATCGGATCAAATCTTCCGGTGATCCTGACttcctggaaaaaaaagggactgACAAGACCTGAAACAATTTTGTTccccccaaaattgaaaaatggtttCAATGGACATCGATTTCGTGTTTCAGCGTCTCATAAGCCCCCTTTTGCGATTCGAaggtaatgataataatttgcaGAGGCATTCCAGTTGACAAATAAACAATTCACCCATCAATTTACAGAGTCGTCTTAGGAACGGACAAGATTTGTTGGGATGGTATTGATGTCAGGATAATTTCTCTGACGAGTAAGATCCTTAACTTTACAATAGACTTTAGAGAACCGGGTAGCAGTGCTACAATTAGGTACTCCATTTTGTGTTAGTAAAACTTCACAAGTATaggtaattttaattattgtgaTTCTAACACTGCTTTACTTCAGCCCAACGAAAGCTGTGCTTCAAGAAATCTTGTCAGGAAAAGCATCGATGGCTCTCGGAGGCTTTTATCAAACTGTGAATCTAACTAAACGATTTGACACAACTTATCCACATGCTTACGATTGTGCCTCATTTATATCCCTCACATCTACTGCATTGCCAAGGTGTGTAAACAATAAAATGATCCAAACTTGACCATATTAGTTActtcttgattttcttttctagaTATCGAGCAGTACTGGGACCTTTTAGTCCCCCTGTTTGGGTCACTCTGATATTTGCCTACCTTGGGGCAATGATTCCACTTACTTTAAGTAGCCGGAACAGCCTCCTTCACTTCATTATTCAACCctcaaaaataaatgaaatgttctGGTTCATTTTTAGCACCTTTACCAATTGCTTCACCATCAGAACTCCCCTTGTTCACAAAGGCTTAGGACAAAACGCTATGGGAATTCTAATAGGTAACGTAAAATTGACTGTAAAGAGAATATACTCTGCatgctttctttttcattctaggGCTGTACTGGGTCTTTACGATAATCGTAACATCCTGTTACACGAGTTCAATTATAGCTTTCATAACTATTCCAGTTTATCCAACTGCGATGGATACAAGTAATCAGCTTCTTTACTACAGATATCGCATTGGAACA is a window of Athalia rosae chromosome 8, iyAthRosa1.1, whole genome shotgun sequence DNA encoding:
- the LOC105683897 gene encoding ionotropic receptor 21a: MFATNGRLIPERRVMRISDFLHTCLLHLAVISSLETTVAQRDHKIASGITIDEEINNLLNLLKYLVNFHFQDCTTTGIYYDDVFESSVNKQLINDLVMNLSTSYYIKTRVSKTIGRALDSSKPCLKNFPEESCTNYVLFLKNLTTIKDVVEKQSSRKVIVVSKSSSWDVYEFLKNPVTRLYQNLVVVARSNDRSTEKGSLLLFTHKLYSDGIGSNLPVILTSWKKKGLTRPETILFPPKLKNGFNGHRFRVSASHKPPFAIRRVVLGTDKICWDGIDVRIISLTSKILNFTIDFREPGSSATISPTKAVLQEILSGKASMALGGFYQTVNLTKRFDTTYPHAYDCASFISLTSTALPRYRAVLGPFSPPVWVTLIFAYLGAMIPLTLSSRNSLLHFIIQPSKINEMFWFIFSTFTNCFTIRTPLVHKGLGQNAMGILIGLYWVFTIIVTSCYTSSIIAFITIPVYPTAMDTSNQLLYYRYRIGTLDHDGWESYFQEIDEPKIMKLFRKVELVPTVAEGLKNASRAYFWPYAFLGSKAMLEYIVQADFTPSWKTKRSLMHIGRECFIQFGVGIVLPKESLYSEKFSEIIQRASQAGLVQKITSDVKWDMQRSASGKYLQVSSERSLRIQSVEERRLTLVDIQGMFMVLGAGISISLVAIFLECGVESVKKHCFKRQFVESSHQAVDLGDEINMDLYSTWNFLDNGHKAEFYESDNNVVRDKSVRNSI